In Candidatus Neomarinimicrobiota bacterium, one genomic interval encodes:
- a CDS encoding glycosyltransferase family 4 protein, protein MPKRILVIANTSWYIYNFRFGLLKALLRQGIDITVVAPKDSYSSLLRKEGCAFVDVFMDNKGLNPISDLVTLVQLFRIYRQSSPDLVIHYTVKPVLYGSLAARLLDLPTINNITGFGTAFLNRKWVAAVVKRLYRVSQKRASRVVFQNCDDQAFFVEQRLIPEPVAELIPGTGIDTSLFMPQPYSQNDDVVFLLMSRMIWDKGIGEFVEAARRIKSEFSEVRFQLLGFLDVSNRTAISREQMQIWAEQGIIEYLGETDDVRPYISNADCLVLPSYREGLPRALLEAAAMARPVIATDTEGCREVVNDGINGYLCQPRNAEDLAEKMEKMIRLSVDQRRAMGLRGRKKIEEEFDEKVIVRRLVSTVNQILARS, encoded by the coding sequence ATGCCCAAACGAATTCTCGTAATTGCCAACACATCCTGGTACATATACAACTTCCGTTTTGGATTATTGAAGGCGTTGCTGCGACAAGGTATTGACATAACAGTCGTTGCTCCGAAAGATTCTTATTCTTCGCTCCTACGCAAAGAAGGATGTGCCTTTGTCGACGTATTTATGGACAATAAAGGTCTGAACCCTATAAGCGATTTGGTAACTCTTGTGCAACTGTTCCGAATCTACCGTCAATCATCCCCTGACTTGGTAATACACTACACAGTGAAACCTGTTCTTTATGGATCGCTAGCTGCTCGACTGCTGGACCTCCCAACGATAAATAATATTACAGGATTCGGTACGGCATTTCTCAACCGGAAGTGGGTTGCTGCAGTGGTGAAGCGGCTATACCGCGTAAGCCAGAAAAGGGCTTCACGGGTAGTCTTTCAGAATTGTGACGATCAAGCTTTCTTTGTCGAGCAACGTCTGATTCCGGAACCAGTAGCGGAATTAATACCCGGTACTGGCATTGATACATCACTATTTATGCCACAACCGTATTCCCAAAACGACGATGTGGTGTTTTTGCTCATGTCCAGGATGATCTGGGACAAAGGCATCGGCGAATTCGTGGAAGCTGCGAGACGGATCAAGTCGGAGTTCAGCGAAGTTCGCTTTCAGTTGCTTGGTTTTCTAGATGTGAGTAACCGCACAGCTATTTCGCGCGAGCAGATGCAGATTTGGGCAGAACAAGGTATCATTGAGTACCTTGGGGAGACAGATGATGTGCGACCCTATATCAGCAATGCGGATTGCCTGGTACTCCCCTCATACCGGGAAGGCCTCCCTCGTGCTCTGTTGGAAGCGGCGGCTATGGCGCGGCCTGTCATTGCCACCGACACGGAAGGATGCCGTGAGGTTGTCAATGATGGTATTAATGGATATCTTTGCCAGCCAAGGAATGCAGAAGACCTGGCTGAAAAAATGGAGAAGATGATCAGACTGTCGGTAGATCAACGAAGAGCCATGGGGCTGCGAGGGCGAAAAAAAATAGAAGAAGAGTTTGACGAAAAGGTTATCGTCAGGCGCTTAGTGTCAACGGTGAATCAAATCTTGGCTCGGAGTTGA
- a CDS encoding FkbM family methyltransferase, translated as MMPVLENLLAKKGGTFVDIGVNIGQTLIKAECVQPNLDYIGFEPNPICVFYSMELAKKNNFKNCNIVSVGVSNHDQVVELKFFQANVVDTCATIVENLRPNMEITQRHLVPVFSLESLRGLIKTDQISVIKIDVEGAELEIIESLRTIILESRPTILIEILPVYSLENKMRKERQDRFESIMSDLDYVVVRVLKNADGSLNRLQTIEQIGIHSNLRLCDYIFHPRESNHLFDSSR; from the coding sequence ATGATGCCAGTTCTGGAAAACTTGTTGGCGAAAAAGGGCGGCACATTTGTCGACATAGGGGTCAATATTGGACAGACTCTTATTAAGGCTGAGTGCGTACAACCTAATCTTGATTACATTGGTTTTGAACCCAATCCAATTTGTGTGTTCTATTCAATGGAATTGGCAAAGAAAAACAATTTCAAAAACTGTAACATTGTTTCTGTAGGAGTATCTAATCATGATCAAGTAGTTGAATTGAAATTCTTTCAAGCTAATGTTGTCGATACTTGTGCCACTATAGTCGAAAATCTTAGGCCGAACATGGAAATTACACAGAGACATCTGGTACCTGTGTTTAGTCTCGAGAGTCTGAGAGGACTTATCAAGACTGACCAAATCTCTGTAATAAAGATTGATGTGGAAGGAGCAGAGTTGGAAATCATAGAAAGTCTAAGAACTATCATTCTCGAGTCAAGGCCAACAATACTTATAGAAATCCTGCCTGTCTATTCATTAGAGAACAAAATGCGAAAAGAACGGCAGGATAGGTTTGAAAGTATAATGTCAGATCTCGATTACGTTGTAGTTAGAGTGCTGAAAAATGCGGACGGGTCCTTAAACAGATTGCAGACTATTGAACAGATTGGCATTCATTCTAATCTAAGATTGTGTGATTATATCTTTCACCCCAGGGAATCGAATCATTTGTTTGATAGTTCTCGATAA
- the asnB gene encoding asparagine synthase (glutamine-hydrolyzing), whose translation MCGITGIVDIQGRPINEELVRQMTALLKHRGPDEEGIYRNEACQSTSSTNGCSVALGNRRLKVIDLEGGGQPLCNEQETIWITFNGEIYNYRELREELISRGYRFRTKSDTEVIVYAYEEYGPDCVHKFRGMFAFALWDERQQRLMLARDRLGKKPLVYALTDRQLIFASELRAILQHPAIERVPDYEAIHHYLTFWSIPAPWTAFRGVRKLPPANYLLYDASGCVLNQYWQLDVVNKLRITREEAIEEITSLLDESVKLRLNSDVPLGIFLSGGVDSSAIVAIASEQGKLPIKTFSIGFDESEFNELPHARRVAEQFNTKHFERLVKPDAAAVLPRLIEYYGEPFADSSALPTYYLAQMARQHVTVALNGDGGDEIFGGYYRHAAMQLVEIYHGIPSWIRQVLIKPASQIWPEQLSVKYLGLNINPKRFLRMADLPRAKRWERWTRLFSEASKRFLYTQDMNQNTRGVNSVDQLRNLFASLESVDGADAGIAVDTMLNLPSDLLVKMDIATMAHGLEARSPFLDHHLVEFVAGLPGQMKVRGMKSKVLLKDILRRYFPREHLNRTKQGFTVPLAAWLRGSLKDWMTDILSSSQATNRGVFRSHRVQDLVDSHLAGTEDHAHKLWALIVLEIWFDRFIDQNVP comes from the coding sequence ATGAAGCGTGTCAATCAACCTCCAGTACGAATGGGTGTTCGGTTGCTCTGGGCAACAGGCGGTTGAAAGTGATCGATCTGGAGGGAGGGGGGCAGCCGTTATGTAATGAACAGGAAACAATCTGGATCACATTCAACGGAGAGATATATAATTACCGAGAACTTCGTGAAGAACTAATTAGTCGAGGATACCGTTTTCGAACAAAGTCCGATACCGAAGTAATCGTGTATGCATACGAGGAATATGGACCCGATTGCGTCCATAAGTTCCGCGGTATGTTTGCGTTTGCACTTTGGGATGAACGCCAGCAAAGACTAATGCTTGCACGCGATCGGTTGGGTAAGAAGCCTCTTGTCTATGCTCTGACGGATAGACAGTTGATCTTTGCTTCTGAACTCCGAGCAATTCTTCAGCACCCGGCCATCGAACGAGTTCCGGACTATGAGGCTATCCATCATTACTTGACATTTTGGAGTATACCGGCACCTTGGACAGCTTTCAGAGGGGTCAGGAAACTGCCGCCGGCCAACTACCTTTTATACGATGCTTCTGGATGTGTTCTAAATCAGTATTGGCAGCTTGATGTAGTGAACAAACTGCGTATTACTAGGGAAGAGGCGATTGAAGAAATCACAAGTTTGTTGGATGAGTCGGTAAAGTTGCGGCTAAACAGTGATGTCCCTCTAGGTATTTTTCTCAGTGGTGGCGTAGATTCAAGTGCCATTGTGGCCATTGCGAGTGAGCAGGGCAAGCTGCCGATCAAGACGTTTTCTATCGGCTTCGATGAATCTGAATTCAATGAACTACCTCACGCACGAAGAGTTGCCGAACAATTCAATACAAAGCATTTCGAACGGCTTGTGAAGCCGGATGCTGCGGCTGTGCTTCCACGACTCATCGAGTATTATGGAGAACCTTTCGCTGATTCTTCGGCGCTACCCACTTATTATCTGGCACAGATGGCAAGACAGCATGTTACAGTGGCGTTGAATGGCGATGGTGGTGATGAGATCTTTGGCGGCTATTATCGACACGCCGCCATGCAGCTTGTTGAGATTTATCACGGTATTCCATCATGGATTCGTCAAGTTCTTATTAAGCCGGCAAGCCAGATTTGGCCCGAACAACTAAGCGTGAAATATCTCGGTCTAAATATTAATCCAAAACGATTTCTGAGAATGGCGGATTTGCCTAGGGCTAAACGTTGGGAAAGGTGGACCAGGCTCTTCTCTGAGGCAAGTAAACGTTTTCTCTATACACAAGACATGAATCAGAATACAAGGGGAGTCAATTCTGTCGATCAGTTACGAAATCTATTTGCCAGCTTAGAAAGTGTGGATGGGGCAGATGCTGGCATAGCTGTAGATACAATGCTGAATCTACCGAGCGATTTGCTGGTTAAAATGGATATCGCGACGATGGCTCATGGGCTTGAGGCCCGTTCACCGTTTCTGGACCATCATTTGGTCGAATTCGTGGCTGGGCTCCCGGGTCAAATGAAAGTCCGAGGGATGAAATCCAAGGTACTCCTTAAAGACATCCTAAGACGTTATTTCCCGAGGGAGCATCTCAACAGGACCAAACAAGGTTTTACTGTGCCTTTAGCGGCGTGGCTTCGTGGTTCCTTGAAGGATTGGATGACAGATATATTAAGCTCTTCACAAGCAACGAATCGTGGGGTATTCAGGTCTCATCGTGTTCAAGATCTCGTAGACTCCCATCTGGCCGGAACAGAAGATCATGCTCACAAACTTTGGGCGTTGATTGTGCTTGAAATCTGGTTTGACAGATTCATTGATCAAAACGTTCCATGA
- a CDS encoding MraY family glycosyltransferase → MSFYIPFISAFVITLWFSFLLLKYAPNWLIDIPTGRKTHNKAIPMTGGIAFGLAILLGTALFSGLTEYWWYLIGGITIYALGAIDDYRRISWHVKLVVQLSVATLIIYRFVGEIMTLSFFNFPLAFSTPLLILIFLIWFVGILNAVNLIDGMDGLAGGSMVLISFFAVIIGILNNAPDFIMINAAVLGALAGFLHFNQKPARFFMGDSGSLLLGFHVACLPLLFHQSIEAGSVLTITPFLILASFLIMDTTRVFFSRILKKQNPMTADTIHLHHLMFRATNSYMGTLVPIFLITWLTGVGSIFYYRYSYDFLAVQVFLLVLILFVFLPPVPFYVPIVSRFIQRLSDNRVRRSDHRHWLRIRFVPFLGLIYFISLMAERLDTLSIGNPNVYLLVGLASLIIFSLLRPKRHVSFQVLIMAIVLLQGLLLISGEVLAPYKSLVFVRFGSLAMLGIITIGNYIENSSDFGLEFWSVIDLLVLLIFAGLALMSLNGIDVSLLSWTEVIIVYYASGLYAQRRMKGRLVHTNL, encoded by the coding sequence ATGAGCTTTTACATCCCATTCATCTCGGCGTTCGTCATCACTTTGTGGTTTTCCTTCCTATTGCTCAAATATGCTCCCAACTGGTTAATAGATATCCCCACGGGAAGAAAGACCCATAACAAGGCCATCCCGATGACGGGGGGGATTGCTTTTGGTTTGGCCATTCTTCTAGGCACCGCTTTGTTTAGTGGCCTGACGGAATACTGGTGGTACCTCATTGGTGGGATAACGATCTATGCTTTGGGAGCCATCGATGACTACCGGCGCATCTCATGGCATGTGAAGTTGGTCGTTCAACTATCGGTCGCTACCCTGATTATCTATCGCTTTGTCGGTGAAATCATGACACTGTCATTCTTCAATTTCCCCCTGGCGTTCTCCACTCCGCTGCTCATTCTCATCTTCCTCATCTGGTTCGTCGGAATACTAAATGCGGTCAACCTCATCGACGGTATGGACGGACTTGCAGGGGGGTCTATGGTTCTGATTAGCTTCTTTGCGGTGATTATTGGTATTCTGAATAATGCCCCTGATTTCATTATGATAAATGCTGCGGTATTGGGTGCTTTGGCCGGATTCCTGCATTTTAATCAGAAGCCAGCCAGGTTTTTCATGGGCGACTCAGGCAGTCTGCTGCTGGGATTTCACGTGGCCTGTCTACCGCTTCTTTTTCACCAATCCATAGAAGCGGGCTCTGTTTTGACCATCACCCCCTTCTTGATTCTTGCCTCCTTTCTGATTATGGATACGACACGCGTCTTCTTCAGTCGAATCCTGAAGAAACAGAATCCAATGACCGCGGACACAATCCATCTTCATCATCTCATGTTTCGGGCCACAAACTCCTATATGGGTACGCTGGTCCCGATTTTCTTGATTACATGGCTCACTGGTGTGGGTTCCATATTCTATTATCGATACTCCTATGATTTTCTTGCCGTGCAGGTATTTCTTCTGGTGCTCATTCTCTTTGTCTTTCTTCCTCCGGTTCCGTTTTATGTTCCGATTGTTTCACGATTTATTCAACGTCTCTCAGATAATCGTGTACGCCGCTCGGATCACAGGCACTGGCTTCGAATCAGATTTGTGCCTTTCCTGGGATTGATCTACTTCATCTCACTCATGGCAGAACGCCTAGATACCCTGTCAATAGGCAACCCTAACGTTTACCTTCTTGTGGGTCTGGCCTCTTTGATTATTTTCTCTCTTCTGCGGCCCAAACGGCACGTCTCCTTTCAGGTTCTTATCATGGCTATTGTTTTGCTTCAAGGTTTGTTGTTAATCAGTGGTGAGGTTCTGGCTCCCTATAAGAGCTTGGTTTTTGTGAGATTTGGGAGTCTGGCCATGTTAGGTATCATTACTATTGGCAACTATATCGAGAACAGTAGTGATTTCGGTCTGGAGTTCTGGTCTGTCATTGACTTACTGGTTTTGTTGATATTTGCTGGCCTGGCCCTTATGAGTCTGAACGGAATAGATGTCTCATTGTTGAGCTGGACAGAAGTGATTATTGTTTACTATGCCAGCGGGTTGTACGCCCAGAGGAGGATGAAAGGAAGATTAGTCCACACTAATCTGTAG
- a CDS encoding glycosyltransferase family A protein, producing MTRSLLADTREIGLDDTENTNISVIIPARDCGDHLERVLEALKHQTLRPNEVVIVDSSDSDSAEAIISDYQSTSRIIYKKVKKAYPGEARNIGVEIANGDWIGFLDCKTLPEDDWLDKCSRLASAYHSDLVFGMGKFEARTPFQKSLRAATYGLVGHHTVPGTLVKKIAFGQSGGFQGHLRAGEDIEWRDRIIDQGLKIHFLDEPVIKYLGLPKTFLLTIKKYFISARHTARANILVNLKNVYLSLFLIFLTILAAKWNALIGWDEDSVLYLPHITKLYLLSILLLFLLYRLIRFFYSFGNLDKTLTITMKFIIFVLFSGLIYRWNEIFAGWVEDAVWYVPHITKIYVGTLVSLSIFYRGILLPLKRAVSPSFLFPVKWVQVGILGLSLDLAKAPGYVYGAIVTMSRGFRL from the coding sequence ATGACACGTAGTCTCCTGGCTGACACAAGGGAAATAGGTTTGGACGACACAGAGAACACAAACATAAGTGTCATAATACCTGCTCGTGATTGCGGAGATCACCTGGAGAGGGTCTTGGAAGCACTCAAACATCAGACACTTCGACCCAACGAAGTTGTCATTGTTGACTCGAGCGATTCAGATTCTGCTGAAGCAATTATTTCAGATTATCAATCAACTTCAAGAATTATCTATAAGAAGGTAAAGAAGGCTTATCCAGGCGAGGCGAGGAATATTGGCGTCGAGATAGCCAATGGTGATTGGATCGGGTTTTTGGATTGTAAGACACTTCCAGAAGATGATTGGCTGGACAAATGCTCACGTCTGGCATCAGCCTATCATTCTGATTTAGTTTTCGGTATGGGAAAGTTTGAAGCTCGGACACCCTTTCAGAAATCGCTCAGAGCGGCTACCTACGGGTTGGTGGGGCATCATACTGTACCGGGTACCTTGGTAAAGAAGATCGCTTTTGGACAATCGGGCGGCTTCCAAGGACATCTTCGGGCTGGTGAAGATATTGAGTGGCGGGACAGAATCATAGATCAAGGCCTGAAGATTCATTTTCTCGACGAACCGGTAATCAAATACCTGGGGCTCCCTAAGACTTTTCTGCTTACCATCAAGAAGTACTTCATTTCAGCGCGCCATACGGCGAGAGCCAACATATTGGTAAATCTCAAGAATGTATATCTGAGCTTATTTCTAATATTTCTCACCATATTGGCTGCAAAATGGAATGCTCTTATAGGATGGGACGAAGATAGCGTGCTTTACCTGCCTCACATCACGAAGCTGTACTTACTTTCAATCCTGCTACTGTTTTTGCTCTATCGGCTGATCAGGTTTTTCTACAGTTTTGGCAATCTTGACAAAACGCTGACCATAACCATGAAGTTCATCATTTTCGTCTTGTTTTCAGGACTGATCTACAGGTGGAACGAAATCTTCGCGGGTTGGGTGGAGGATGCCGTGTGGTATGTACCCCATATAACAAAAATATACGTCGGCACCCTTGTATCCCTCTCGATCTTCTACAGGGGTATCCTTCTGCCGTTGAAAAGAGCCGTATCTCCCTCGTTCTTGTTTCCTGTTAAATGGGTTCAAGTTGGGATTCTGGGACTATCTTTGGACCTGGCCAAGGCCCCGGGCTATGTGTATGGGGCCATTGTGACCATGTCTAGAGGCTTTAGACTTTGA